Proteins from a genomic interval of Hornefia porci:
- a CDS encoding NAD-dependent protein deacylase: MDERLKKIIDASSNIVFFGGAGVSTESGIPDFRSETGLYHAREVYGHSPETMLSHTFYRQNPELFFRYYKENLIHTSAEPNDAHRALAKLEADGKVKAVVTQNIDGLHQKAGSRNVYELHGSVQRNYCEKCGKPYPLDYVLDESNCDGGVPKCSCGGTVKPDVVLYEEALNEDVINGAVNAIAAADTLIIGGTSLVVYPAAGLIHYFRGSTLVLINKDSTPYDDKADLVIHDAIGKVMKL, from the coding sequence ATGGATGAAAGACTAAAAAAGATTATTGACGCGAGCAGCAATATCGTGTTTTTCGGCGGCGCGGGAGTTTCCACGGAAAGCGGAATTCCGGATTTTCGTTCGGAAACCGGACTTTATCACGCCCGGGAGGTCTACGGACATTCACCGGAGACAATGCTGTCGCATACATTTTACCGGCAGAATCCGGAACTTTTTTTCAGGTATTATAAGGAAAATCTGATCCACACATCGGCAGAGCCTAACGATGCACACAGGGCGCTGGCGAAGCTGGAGGCGGACGGCAAGGTGAAGGCTGTCGTGACGCAGAATATCGACGGGCTGCACCAGAAGGCGGGGAGCCGGAACGTCTACGAGCTTCATGGCAGTGTGCAGCGCAATTACTGCGAGAAATGCGGGAAACCCTATCCTCTGGATTACGTTCTGGATGAGAGCAACTGCGACGGCGGCGTGCCGAAGTGCAGCTGCGGCGGCACGGTCAAACCGGATGTCGTGCTGTACGAGGAGGCGCTGAACGAGGACGTGATCAACGGCGCGGTGAACGCAATTGCAGCGGCGGATACGCTGATTATCGGCGGAACCTCTCTGGTGGTTTACCCGGCGGCCGGGCTGATTCACTATTTCCGCGGCAGTACTCTCGTCCTGATCAACAAAGACAGTACTCCGTACGATGATAAAGCGGATCTCGTCATTCATGACGCGATCGGAAAGGTGATGAAGCTGTGA
- the surE gene encoding 5'/3'-nucleotidase SurE, whose protein sequence is MNILVVNDDGIRSPGIAHLVRALSERADVYVAAPAGQRSGASQAITISEEIFVRPVEFPCAEAAYEVVGTPADCTKIGLQFFGEQGVAMDMVYSGINFGSNLGMDTLYSGTVGAAMEGALTGVHSVAVSVDSHEASHFDVACELALDVMSFVRTKTSPATVLNINVPDQPREKIRGIRFTRLGGRYYRDIFVPSEGGGYRMEGAPDAAADDRKLLDVTALAEGYASITPLAVDNTRLDLMTPLAEAGFGIRRRAEASSGRTPESPSEASAGAAAE, encoded by the coding sequence GTGAATATCCTTGTGGTAAATGACGACGGAATCCGCTCTCCGGGAATCGCGCATCTGGTGAGGGCGCTGTCGGAGCGGGCGGACGTATATGTCGCCGCGCCTGCGGGGCAGCGGAGCGGAGCCAGCCAGGCCATCACCATCAGTGAAGAGATATTTGTCCGGCCCGTGGAATTCCCCTGCGCGGAGGCCGCCTATGAGGTTGTCGGGACTCCGGCGGACTGCACCAAAATCGGCCTTCAGTTCTTCGGCGAACAGGGCGTGGCGATGGATATGGTCTACTCCGGAATCAACTTCGGCAGCAACCTCGGCATGGATACTCTTTACTCCGGTACTGTGGGGGCGGCGATGGAGGGCGCCCTGACAGGAGTTCATTCCGTGGCTGTGTCTGTGGACAGTCACGAGGCCAGCCATTTTGACGTAGCCTGCGAGCTGGCGCTGGATGTGATGTCCTTTGTGCGTACAAAGACAAGCCCGGCGACGGTTCTGAACATCAATGTTCCGGACCAGCCCAGGGAAAAGATAAGAGGAATCCGCTTCACCCGGCTGGGCGGAAGATATTACCGCGATATCTTTGTGCCCTCTGAAGGCGGAGGGTACAGAATGGAGGGTGCCCCGGACGCCGCGGCGGATGACAGAAAACTGCTGGATGTGACTGCACTGGCCGAGGGCTATGCCTCTATCACCCCTCTTGCGGTGGACAATACCCGGCTGGACCTGATGACGCCCCTCGCGGAGGCGGGCTTCGGAATCCGGCGCAGAGCGGAAGCGTCTTCCGGAAGAACCCCGGAAAGCCCTTCGGAAGCGTCAGCCGGAGCCGCTGCGGAATAA
- a CDS encoding polysaccharide deacetylase family protein — protein MTGKKLTLIIVLLFALTIAVGTLGGYRFWQDSQREPVITLAPGNADAGAVRLRYGDRYREPGYTARAGDGRDITDRVKTQIPDMTRVGNYTVRYTVTDSAGREVSAVRQVTVTWPAQTKAGRKRGLAVLMYHDVYDPKRPPADLNANMISTATLEGELKYLVASGYYFPAWSEVREYLDGKIDLPAKSVVLTFDDGTKGFIHHAAPLLERYSVRATSFVICSKNGAAMVKKNYRHIDLESHSYNMHRPGGKIGHGGVMTALSDQERVADLKRSQEILGNRNAFAYPFGDYNDGCRKSVKEAGFRVAFTTAYGKIHPGDDPYLLSRVRVNGNISLETFKKMI, from the coding sequence ATGACCGGAAAAAAGCTGACGTTGATTATTGTGTTGCTGTTTGCTCTGACGATTGCGGTCGGAACGCTGGGGGGATACAGGTTCTGGCAGGACAGTCAGAGAGAGCCTGTGATTACCCTCGCGCCGGGAAACGCGGATGCCGGCGCTGTCCGTCTGCGGTACGGCGACCGTTACAGGGAGCCGGGATATACCGCCAGAGCAGGTGACGGCAGGGATATCACCGACAGGGTGAAGACACAGATACCGGATATGACGCGTGTCGGGAACTATACCGTCCGTTACACTGTGACGGACAGCGCGGGACGCGAGGTTTCGGCTGTCCGGCAGGTCACAGTGACGTGGCCTGCTCAGACAAAGGCCGGACGGAAACGGGGGCTTGCGGTGCTGATGTATCATGATGTATATGATCCGAAGCGTCCACCGGCAGACCTGAACGCGAATATGATTTCAACCGCAACATTGGAGGGCGAACTGAAGTATCTCGTGGCGTCGGGGTACTACTTTCCTGCCTGGAGCGAGGTGCGGGAGTATCTTGACGGAAAAATCGACCTGCCGGCGAAGAGTGTGGTGCTGACCTTTGACGACGGGACGAAGGGCTTTATTCATCATGCGGCTCCTCTGCTGGAACGCTACAGCGTGCGGGCGACATCCTTTGTGATATGCTCCAAAAACGGCGCGGCTATGGTGAAGAAAAACTACCGGCACATCGATCTGGAATCTCATTCCTACAACATGCACCGGCCGGGCGGGAAAATTGGTCACGGAGGCGTCATGACCGCGCTGAGCGATCAGGAGAGGGTGGCGGATCTGAAGAGGTCTCAGGAGATCCTGGGCAACCGGAACGCGTTCGCCTATCCCTTCGGAGATTATAACGACGGGTGCAGAAAATCGGTGAAGGAGGCGGGCTTCAGAGTTGCGTTCACAACCGCTTACGGAAAAATCCATCCCGGCGACGATCCGTATCTGCTGAGCCGGGTCAGAGTGAACGGAAATATTTCCCTGGAGACATTCAAAAAAATGATATAA
- a CDS encoding ATP-binding protein has product MKRTIIHIDENKCNGCGICAAACHEGAIGIVDGKAKLLRDDYCDGLGDCLPACPEGAITFVKREAAAYDAEAVAINKKNSSEAGSPGTGAAPASGSGAPIRLSNWPVQIRLAPSRAPYFDGADLLIAADCTAYAYSGFHTRFLRNRVTLIGCPKLDGTDYSWKLGEILRSNDIRSVTVLRMEVPCCGGLEVAVNKALQDSGKSVPLRVTTISIDGEILAEKDVPAV; this is encoded by the coding sequence ATGAAACGAACGATTATCCATATTGATGAGAACAAATGTAACGGGTGCGGGATCTGTGCCGCGGCGTGTCATGAAGGAGCCATCGGCATCGTGGACGGAAAGGCGAAGCTTCTTCGGGACGATTACTGCGACGGTCTGGGAGATTGTCTTCCCGCCTGCCCTGAAGGCGCGATCACCTTTGTGAAACGAGAGGCGGCTGCCTATGACGCGGAAGCGGTCGCAATAAACAAAAAGAACTCCTCAGAGGCAGGTTCTCCGGGCACCGGCGCTGCTCCGGCTTCCGGTTCCGGCGCGCCGATCAGGCTCTCCAACTGGCCGGTGCAGATTCGTCTGGCTCCGTCCCGGGCTCCGTACTTCGACGGGGCAGATCTACTCATCGCCGCAGACTGCACCGCCTATGCGTATTCCGGGTTCCACACGCGTTTTCTTCGGAACCGCGTCACCTTAATCGGCTGCCCGAAGCTGGACGGCACAGACTACTCCTGGAAACTGGGCGAAATACTGCGCTCTAATGACATCCGGAGCGTGACGGTCCTCCGCATGGAGGTTCCGTGCTGCGGCGGACTGGAAGTCGCGGTGAACAAGGCACTTCAGGACAGCGGTAAATCCGTCCCCCTCCGCGTAACCACGATTTCCATTGACGGCGAAATACTGGCAGAAAAAGACGTACCGGCAGTATAG
- a CDS encoding albumin-binding GA domain-containing protein codes for MEENNRTEISGSALLAGAIALEAVAVAAAYRTRALDRVKYRLKRTVEATNLNAFEKSDQGRIRKLVRKYIRRIDKARTKEGAMAAKKAFDEAVAEIGTSARKLADEKLEALGDVYGYAMDKYAYPGGEKVKNAAGKYVDKIRDAATRENVRELRDEFLSLAGRALKKN; via the coding sequence ATGGAAGAAAACAACAGAACTGAAATCAGCGGCAGCGCGCTGCTTGCGGGCGCGATTGCGCTGGAGGCTGTAGCGGTTGCGGCGGCGTACCGGACACGCGCGCTGGACCGGGTCAAGTACCGGTTGAAGAGGACCGTCGAGGCGACGAATCTGAACGCCTTTGAGAAGTCGGATCAGGGACGGATCCGCAAGCTGGTCCGCAAATACATCCGCAGAATTGATAAGGCGAGAACAAAAGAAGGTGCGATGGCGGCCAAGAAAGCGTTTGATGAAGCTGTCGCGGAGATCGGGACGTCGGCGAGGAAACTGGCGGACGAAAAACTGGAGGCTCTGGGCGACGTATACGGATACGCGATGGACAAATATGCGTATCCCGGAGGCGAGAAGGTGAAAAACGCCGCAGGAAAATATGTGGACAAAATCAGGGACGCCGCGACCAGGGAAAATGTCCGGGAGCTCAGAGACGAATTCCTGTCGCTGGCAGGCCGTGCGCTGAAAAAGAACTGA
- a CDS encoding acetyl-CoA C-acetyltransferase, producing the protein MKDVVIVGAARTAIGTFGGTLKDVPARTLGAVVIKEAIKRAGIKADQVEEVIMGDVLQGGLGQNVARQMSLDAGVPKEVPAMTINKVCGSGLRAVELAAQIIKAGDADIIVAGGAENMSATAYALPKARWGARMFDGKMVDMMVNDGLWDAFNNYHMGMTAENVAEQWGLTREELDEFALKSQQKAEAAIKGGKFKDEIVPVEVPQRKGDPIVFDTDEHPKFGSTIEKMAKLKPAFKKDGGIVTAANASGINDSGAAVVVMSADKAKELGLKPLVKIVSYASAGVDPKIMGVGPVPASKKALEKAGLSIADMDLYEANEAFAAQSVAVGKELGFDPEKLNVNGGAIALGHPIGASGCRILITLIYEMLRRDDANKGLATLCIGGGMGTAVVVEKC; encoded by the coding sequence ATGAAAGATGTAGTAATCGTAGGCGCTGCGAGAACAGCGATCGGAACCTTTGGCGGAACTCTGAAGGACGTTCCCGCAAGAACTCTTGGTGCCGTTGTAATTAAAGAAGCAATTAAGAGAGCAGGCATCAAGGCGGATCAGGTGGAGGAAGTCATCATGGGCGACGTGCTCCAGGGCGGCCTCGGTCAGAATGTAGCGAGACAGATGTCATTGGATGCGGGAGTTCCCAAGGAAGTACCTGCGATGACGATTAATAAGGTCTGCGGCTCCGGACTGAGAGCGGTTGAGCTGGCTGCGCAGATCATCAAGGCGGGCGACGCTGATATCATCGTTGCCGGCGGAGCCGAGAACATGTCCGCGACTGCTTACGCGCTTCCGAAGGCAAGATGGGGAGCCAGAATGTTCGACGGAAAGATGGTCGACATGATGGTCAACGACGGTCTGTGGGACGCGTTCAACAACTATCACATGGGAATGACCGCCGAGAACGTTGCGGAGCAGTGGGGTCTGACCAGAGAAGAGCTGGACGAGTTCGCTCTGAAATCTCAGCAGAAGGCTGAGGCCGCGATTAAGGGCGGCAAGTTCAAGGACGAGATCGTTCCGGTTGAAGTTCCCCAGAGAAAGGGCGATCCGATCGTCTTCGACACAGACGAGCATCCTAAGTTCGGTTCCACGATTGAGAAGATGGCCAAGCTGAAGCCGGCGTTCAAGAAGGACGGCGGAATCGTTACAGCGGCCAACGCTTCCGGAATCAACGATTCCGGCGCCGCAGTCGTCGTTATGTCTGCGGACAAGGCCAAGGAACTGGGACTGAAGCCGCTGGTCAAGATCGTAAGCTATGCTTCCGCAGGCGTCGACCCGAAGATCATGGGTGTCGGACCGGTTCCGGCTTCCAAGAAGGCTCTGGAGAAGGCCGGCCTGTCCATCGCAGATATGGATCTGTACGAGGCAAACGAGGCGTTTGCGGCGCAGTCCGTTGCGGTAGGCAAGGAGCTGGGCTTCGATCCTGAGAAGCTGAATGTAAACGGCGGCGCAATCGCGCTCGGCCACCCGATCGGAGCTTCCGGCTGCAGAATTCTGATCACTCTGATCTATGAGATGCTGAGAAGAGACGATGCGAACAAAGGACTGGCGACGCTCTGCATCGGCGGCGGTATGGGAACCGCAGTCGTTGTTGAGAAGTGCTGA